In Musa acuminata AAA Group cultivar baxijiao chromosome BXJ3-9, Cavendish_Baxijiao_AAA, whole genome shotgun sequence, a single genomic region encodes these proteins:
- the LOC135648313 gene encoding truncated FRIGIDA-like protein 1: MATARIEEAIASIPEKKESLRRALEALRTHLSSSSPSPSPFSVPEWKDLDAHISSVEASIRLRFHALLAKEAAQPSSSPSDSKEKPSNEWQPHANPEPEAVPRPQLTSLCVNMDGKDLVSFIARNRKDLGAIRSELNPALRSAPDPAKLVLDAMDGFFSSPPPPPKGDKKGDKDADALATRRTCINLLERIPVIGPEIGPSVRDQAKKLATEWKGKVTDGGRENGLEAMGLLQLLVSYGLASEFKVDELLDLLILVSRRKQAVDLCKSLGLTENVPELIERLNNKGRQLDAVKFVYAFNLVEKYPPVPLLKAYIKEIKKAAQDVRNKGNNSSESENVATSKELGALRSVIKAVEEYKLESQYPREFLEKQVAKLEKRKEEKKRNVAAAAAASNFKIQKQQHPNKRPRPTATTSNAITGQSLPPGITKQPQFGLADPSPHMGLAGAYGFASSGSLYNNASISGFRSPPRSYLYSSESLAGTSGFYDRPVNYTGYPGSRLPPPYNSSLYP, from the exons ATGGCTACCGCCAGGATCGAGGAGGCTATCGCATCGATCCCGGAGAAGAAAGAAAGCCTCCGAAGGGCGTTGGAAGCCCTCCGGAcccacctctcctcctcctccccctccccctcccccttctCCGTCCCGGAATGGAAGGACCTCGACGCCCAcatctcctccgtcgaggcctccATCCGCCTCCGCTTCCACGCCCTCCTAGCCAAGGAGGCCGCCCagccctcctcctccccctcggaCTCCAAAGAAAAGCCCTCTAACGAGTGGCAGCCTCATGCCAACCCCGAGCCTGAGGCCGTCCCGAGGCCGCAGCTCACATCCCTCTGCGTCAACATGGACGGAAAGGACCTCGTCTCCTTCATCGCCCGGAACCGCAAGGACCTCGGGGCCATCCGCAGCGAGCTGAACCCCGCCCTTCGATCAGCCCCGGACCCTGCCAAGCTGGTCCTCGACGCCATGGACGGCTTCTTCTCGTCCCCTCCTCCCCCGCCCAAGGGCGACAAGAAGGGTGACAAGGACGCGGATGCGCTGGCGACCAGGAGGACCTGCATCAACCTCCTGGAGCGCATCCCGGTGATCGGCCCAGAGATTGGGCCGTCCGTGAGGGACCAGGCCAAGAAACTAGCGACCGAGTGGAAGGGGAAGGTGACGGATGGCGGGCGCGAGAACGGCCTCGAGGCCATGGGGTTGCTGCAGCTCCTCGTGTCATATGGGTTGGCATCGGAGTTTAAGGTGGATGAACTCTTGGATCTCCTCATTTTAGTTTCTCGTAGGAAGCAGGCTGTGGATCTCTGCAAGAGCTTGGGTCTCACCGAAAACGTTCCTG AACTTATTGAAAGACTGAATAATAAAGGGAGGCAACTTGATGCTGTAAAGTTtgtgtatgctttcaatttagtgGAGAAATACCCACCTGTTCCTCTTCTGAAAGCGTATATAAAAGAAATTAAGAAGGCTGCCCAAGATGTCAGAAATAAGGGAAACAATTCATCTGAATCAGAG AATGTGGCTACCTCGAAAGAACTTGGTGCATTGCGATCTGTAATTAAAGCAGTTGAGGAATACAAGCTTGAGTCCCAGTATCCTCGTGAATTTCTTGAGAAGCAAGTTGCAAAACTGGAGAAACGGAAGGAAGAAAAAAAGCGGaatgtggcagcagcagcagctgcttcAAATTTCAAGATTCAGAAGCAGCAACATCCTAATAAACGCCCCCGGCCAACTGCTACCACATCAAATGCCATCACTGGACAATCTTTGCCTCCAGGGATAACAAAACAGCCCCAATTTGGTTTAGCTGACCCATCTCCACATATGGGTTTGGCCGGGGCATATGGTTTTGCTTCTTCTGGTTCCTTGTACAACAATGCAAGCATTTCTGGATTTCGAAGTCCACCCAGGTCCTATCTTTACTCATCGGAGTCTCTGGCTGGCACAAGTGGTTTCTATGACAGGCCAGTGAATTATACTGGTTATCCCGGTTCTCGATTGCCTCCACCTTACAACTCATCTTTATATCCTTAA
- the LOC103997376 gene encoding glucan endo-1,3-beta-glucosidase 1, translating into MLTQRRNKKIMRTALRRLLPSVLILVLLTPGSDGDDLEKQWCIADEQTPDDILQAALDWACGPGGADCKMIQPNKPCYLPNTIKDHASYAFNSYWQRYKNHGGSCYFGAAAMVSDLNPSHGACQIESLP; encoded by the exons AT GTTGACGCAAAGGAGGAACAAGAAGATCATGAGAACTGCTCTAAGAAGGCTGCTGCCATCAGTGCTGATACTTGTGCTGCTTACGCCAGGATCAG ATGGGGATGATCTGGAGAAGCAATGGTGCATAGCAGATGAACAAACACCTGATGATATTCTACAAGCAGCACTTGATTGGGCATGTGGACCAGGGGGTGCAGACTGCAAGATGATCCAACCAAACAAGCCTTGCTATCTTCCCAACACCATAAAAGACCATGCATCTTATGCCTTCAACAGCTACTGGCAGAGATACAAAAATCACGGAGGCTCTTGCTACTTTGGTGCTGCTGCTATGGTTTCCGACCTAAATCCAA GTCATGGTGCTTGCCAGATCGAGTCGCTTCCTTGA